The following coding sequences are from one Candidatus Eisenbacteria bacterium window:
- a CDS encoding sulfatase, translated as MGGGCADRARHASPRPPRGARRAAPERAIAGRTSSLLAPPLVLAILAVASGAIGEALQRCGSRDRPNVLFITIDTLRSDHLSAYGYPRETSPAFDRTAAQGALFTNVVAATPFTQPSTASLLTGLYPHTHGVRNHPNLLAPNHVTLAEVLRDEGYLTAAFSSHGLLVPEWGFGQGFLLFERIGTPVRFDVTLLAHALRRLGVRKPERSHRADAVTERALRWLDSGARTPFFLWLHYLDPHFPYEPPEEYARMFDSGTGVDELTDLEWPDGRRKIFDLDLPEDRVRKNIDLYDAEIRFTDDEIGRVLDRLQKMRLLDKTIVAITADHGESLGEHGLYFAHTHFLYDPCMMVPLAVSYPPEVAPGTKISRVASGLDVMPTILNLAGAPIPPGLEGRSFAPLLRGAEEERFRAVFGENGRTIVGNLEEENPRWTVDGDAGRWRMVRADDHKLILIPKPEGDRFELYDLTNDPRETNDRAAAEPARLDSLKRLLLDWIAEETSGSTFKDKIDGETLRALRDLGYIQ; from the coding sequence GTGGGCGGCGGTTGCGCTGATCGCGCTCGTCACGCTTCTCCCCGCCCTCCTCGCGGCGCGCGCCGCGCGGCGCCGGAGCGGGCGATCGCGGGCCGCACTTCTTCTCTTCTCGCGCCGCCTCTTGTGCTCGCGATCCTCGCGGTCGCGTCCGGCGCGATCGGCGAGGCGCTTCAGCGCTGCGGGTCGCGCGATCGGCCGAACGTTCTCTTCATCACGATCGACACGCTTCGGAGCGACCACCTCTCCGCGTACGGATACCCGCGCGAGACCTCCCCCGCGTTCGATCGGACGGCGGCGCAAGGGGCGCTCTTCACGAACGTCGTCGCCGCGACCCCCTTCACGCAGCCCTCGACGGCGAGCCTCCTCACGGGGCTCTACCCGCACACGCACGGCGTCCGAAACCACCCGAACCTCCTCGCCCCGAACCACGTCACGCTCGCAGAGGTCCTCCGTGACGAAGGGTACCTGACCGCCGCCTTCTCCTCGCACGGGCTCCTCGTCCCCGAGTGGGGCTTCGGCCAGGGATTCCTTCTCTTCGAAAGGATCGGAACGCCGGTCCGTTTCGACGTGACCCTTCTCGCGCACGCGCTCCGGCGCCTCGGCGTCCGAAAGCCGGAGAGAAGCCATCGCGCGGACGCGGTGACCGAGCGCGCGCTCCGCTGGCTCGACTCGGGGGCGCGGACCCCGTTCTTCCTCTGGCTCCACTATCTCGATCCCCATTTCCCCTACGAGCCGCCGGAGGAGTACGCGCGCATGTTCGATTCGGGGACCGGCGTCGATGAGCTCACCGATCTCGAGTGGCCGGACGGGCGGCGGAAGATCTTCGATCTCGATCTCCCCGAGGACCGGGTTCGGAAGAACATCGACCTCTACGACGCGGAGATCCGCTTCACCGACGACGAGATCGGCCGCGTTCTCGACAGGCTCCAGAAGATGCGCCTCCTCGACAAGACGATCGTCGCGATCACCGCGGACCACGGGGAGAGCCTCGGCGAGCACGGGCTCTACTTCGCGCACACGCACTTTCTCTACGACCCGTGCATGATGGTCCCCCTCGCCGTCTCCTACCCGCCCGAGGTCGCGCCCGGGACGAAGATCTCGCGAGTCGCGAGCGGCCTCGACGTGATGCCGACCATTCTCAATCTCGCGGGCGCGCCGATCCCGCCGGGTCTCGAGGGGAGAAGCTTCGCACCCCTCCTTCGCGGGGCCGAAGAGGAGCGGTTCCGCGCGGTCTTCGGCGAGAACGGGCGGACGATCGTCGGGAACCTCGAGGAGGAGAACCCGCGCTGGACGGTGGACGGAGACGCGGGACGCTGGCGCATGGTCCGGGCGGACGACCACAAGCTCATCCTCATCCCGAAGCCGGAGGGGGATCGTTTCGAGCTCTATGATTTAACGAACGATCCTCGCGAAACGAACGATCGTGCCGCCGCGGAACCGGCCCGGCTCGACTCCCTGAAACGGCTTCTCCTCGATTGGATCGCGGAGGAGACGAGCGGCTCCACCTTCAAGGACAA